DNA from Bradyrhizobium japonicum USDA 6:
CGGATCATGAAGCGCGCCGCGGTGGAGCGCTGGTTTTCCGGACCCAGGCAGCCGCGCAAGGTCGGGCCGACCAGCGCGCGCAAGATCACCTCGATCGGCGCGCGGCCACCGCCTTGCTCTTCCGCAGCCTTCAGTTCGCGCAGGCGTTCGCGGTTGGTGGCGATCGAACGCGAGACGAACAGCTCTGCGATCAATTCGTCCTTCGAGCCGAAATGATAGTTCACCGCAGCCAGATTGACGTTGGCCTCCGCGACGATGTCGCGCAGCGTCACGTCGCCAAAGCCGCGATCGGCATAGAGCCGTTCGGCGGCGGCGAGAATGGCAGACCTCGTATGATCGCTGGCCATGGATGCCCCTCAGGGAGGGAGTTGCAATTCAAACACTTGTATGAAACTATCGTTTGAAGGCCGGAGAAAGTCAATCCGCAATCGAGACTGGTTCGCAGCGCGCGAACCGGTTCCGAGGCGTCCGCGGGCATTCGTGCTTGCGGGCTGCGTGCGGCGGGAGGACAGTCCAGCGCAAAACAGCTTTGCAAAGAGAGACCGAGGAGCGTCCCATGGATTTCGATCTGTCCCCCAAGCAGAAGGAATGGCTCGACCGCGTGCAGTCGTTCATGACCAAGCACGTGCGTCCGGCGGTGCCGATTTATAATGAGCAGGATCACAGCGGCGAGCGCTGGAAGGTGATCCCGGTTCTGGAGGACCTCAAGAAGAAGGCGAAGGCCGAAGGTCTCTGGAACATGTTCATGCCGCCGAACGAGCATGAGGACGATGAATTCCGTGGCGCGGGATTGACCAATCTCGAATACGCGCTGCTGTCGGAGCAGATGGGTCACATCTCCTGGGCTTCGGAAGTGTTCAACTGTTCCGCGCCCGACACCGGCAATATGGAAGTGTTCATGCGCTACGGCTCCAAGGAGCAGAAGCGCAAATGGCTGCGTCCGCTGATGGACGGCGAGATCCGCTCGGCGTTCCTGATGACGGAACCGGCGGTCGCCTCGTCCGACGCCACCAACATCGAGACCCGCATCGAGAAGGACGGCGATCATTACGTCATCAACGGCCGCAAATGGTGGTCGTCCGGCGTGGGCGATCCCCGCTGCAAGATCGCGATCCTGATGGGCAAGACCGATTTCAAGGCGGCCAAGCACCAGCAGCAGTCGCAGATCCTGGTTCCGCTCGACACGCCCGGCATCAAGGTCGAGAAGATGCTGCCGGTGTTCGGCTTCGACGATGCGCCGCACGGCCACGCCCAGGTGCTGCTCGAGAACGTGCGCGTGCCCAAGGAGAACATCCTGCTCGGCGAAGGCCGCGGCTTCGAGATCGCGCAGGGCCGCCTCGGTCCCGGCCGCATCCACCACTGCATGCGCACCATCGGCAAGGCCGAGGAGGCGCTGGAGAAGATGGTGAAGCGCCTGATGTCGCGCACCGCCTTCGGCAAGAAGATCGTCGAGCACAGCGTGTGGGAGCAGCGCATTGGCGAGGCCCGCACCAACATCGAGATGACGCGTCTGCTCTGCCTCAAGGCCGCCGACATGATGGACAAGGTCGGCAACAAGACCGCGCAGGCCGAGATCGCCATGATCAAGGTCGCAGCCCCCAACATGGCGCTGAAGATCATCGACGAGGCGATCCAGGCGTTTGGCGGCGCGGGCGTTTCGGACGAGGCGGGGCTTGCCAAGGACTACGCCGGCATCCGCACGCTGCGGCTCGCCGACGGTCCGGACGAGGTGCACAATCGCGCCATTGCCAGGCTTGAAGTTCGGAAGTATGCCAACTCTCCCAGTCATTAAGAGGGAGGGCCGCGCGGCGCTCCCGATCTGAAGAAACGACAGGGCATGATCCGCATTCGGAATGACCGCTTGACGCAAGTGCGTCAGCGGTTACCGATTAGGATCATGCTCGACCTGAAATGGTCAGGACTGAAGAGGGAGCGTCACCGTGGCTGACGGCGTCAGGAAAGACGAAGAGTTCTCGGGCACCAAGCCGGTCGAGGAGCGTCATCGCTTCGACGAGATGCGGCTCGAGGCGTGGATGCGCGACAACGTCGAAGGCTATGAGGGCCCGCTGGTCGTGCTCCAGTTCAAGGGCGGCCAGTCCAATCCGACCTACCGGCTGAACACGCCGAACCGCTCCTACGTGATGCGCCGCAAGCCGTT
Protein-coding regions in this window:
- a CDS encoding TetR/AcrR family transcriptional regulator; amino-acid sequence: MASDHTRSAILAAAERLYADRGFGDVTLRDIVAEANVNLAAVNYHFGSKDELIAELFVSRSIATNRERLRELKAAEEQGGGRAPIEVILRALVGPTLRGCLGPENQRSTAARFMIRASIESVPPIRRIKNREIDHLRKFASAMRRSLPDRSDVDIYWGLNFALAMAHHTIRESERLTKLSEGKCDLDDVEDVVARVVSVATMALTAGKAEAKMPSRIAAR
- a CDS encoding acyl-CoA dehydrogenase family protein: MDFDLSPKQKEWLDRVQSFMTKHVRPAVPIYNEQDHSGERWKVIPVLEDLKKKAKAEGLWNMFMPPNEHEDDEFRGAGLTNLEYALLSEQMGHISWASEVFNCSAPDTGNMEVFMRYGSKEQKRKWLRPLMDGEIRSAFLMTEPAVASSDATNIETRIEKDGDHYVINGRKWWSSGVGDPRCKIAILMGKTDFKAAKHQQQSQILVPLDTPGIKVEKMLPVFGFDDAPHGHAQVLLENVRVPKENILLGEGRGFEIAQGRLGPGRIHHCMRTIGKAEEALEKMVKRLMSRTAFGKKIVEHSVWEQRIGEARTNIEMTRLLCLKAADMMDKVGNKTAQAEIAMIKVAAPNMALKIIDEAIQAFGGAGVSDEAGLAKDYAGIRTLRLADGPDEVHNRAIARLEVRKYANSPSH